The following proteins are co-located in the Primulina tabacum isolate GXHZ01 chromosome 11, ASM2559414v2, whole genome shotgun sequence genome:
- the LOC142518145 gene encoding uncharacterized protein LOC142518145, protein MRELSQHYNEIDHLFLYLRSNEFLFSQIFASLPPLTLLSSLHFTHARDNQFFNTVTNNNVLPHEEQPLNNQQQQEPDFHPENDNGYRQESNNYLHPSSDATTFPDGIESKQPLNKYRPKNYNPVAYVTEPEDTGDAPSLTNYENSNNYPNNLQQQEEESEYRSYPTTTTVNNRNNYNNYYGGSSSFNSDPLGTIDTRFMGGAASEKYFNNGGETTRYQPQGMSDTRSLESGKYFYDVNSEKYSNNHPFTRLSGVRARNEYSDSENTHEFNGENSIGGYQNQDDFQDEEDNALP, encoded by the coding sequence ATGAGAGAGCTCTCACAACATTATAACGAAATCGATCATCTCTTTCTCTATCTTCGATCCAATGAATTCCTCTTCAGCCAAATATTTGCTTCCCTTCCTCCTCTCACCCTCTTATCCTCACTGCATTTTACCCATGCACGAGACAACCAATTCTTCAACACAGTTACCAACAACAATGTTCTTCCACATGAAGAACAGCCTCTGAACAATCAGCAACAACAAGAACCCGATTTCCACCCTGAAAATGACAATGGCTATCGCCAAGAATCCAACAATTACCTCCATCCTTCCTCCGACGCCACCACCTTTCCAGATGGCATAGAATCTAAACAACCCCTCAACAAGTACCGCCCCAAAAACTACAATCCCGTAGCCTATGTAACCGAACCAGAAGATACAGGCGACGCCCCTTCGTTGACGAATTACGAAAACAGCAATAATTACCCTAACAACCTGCAGCAACAAGAAGAAGAATCAGAATACAGAAGCTACCCCACCACCACCACAGTAAACAACAGAAACAACTACAATAATTACTACGGCGGTAGCAGCAGTTTCAACAGCGACCCTCTAGGGACGATCGACACCAGGTTCATGGGTGGAGCAGCCAGTGAAAAGTACTTCAACAATGGCGGTGAAACTACCAGATATCAGCCGCAAGGAATGAGTGATACAAGATCCCTGGAAAGTgggaaatatttttatgatgttaattCTGAGAAATACAGCAATAACCATCCGTTTACGAGATTAAGTGGTGTTCGAGCAAGGAATGAGTACAGTGACAGTGAAAACACACATGAGTTTAACGGTGAAAATTCCATTGGAGGATACCAGAACCAAGATGATTTCCAAGACGAAGAAGACAACGCCCTGCCTTGA
- the LOC142519104 gene encoding protein NUCLEAR FUSION DEFECTIVE 6, mitochondrial-like isoform X2 — protein MATVAARSFMRSAATSVRVAASRSSAAIKPAAASSQFRVSSSSQKPLSARIFRSPVEMSCVSVVSMLPYHTATASAVLTSMLSVSPRSLAWTLEGQERTR, from the exons ATGGCCACTGTAGCCGCCAGGTCATTCATGCGCTCAGCCGCCACTTCCGTCCGTGTCGCCGCCTCCAGAAGCTCCGCCGCAATCAAACCTGCGGCTGCTTCTTCTCAATTTCGCGTGTCATCTTCATCTCAAAAACCGCTCTCTGCTCGCATTTTCAG ATCTCCTGTGGAGATGAGCTGTGTTAGCGTGGTGTCGATGTTACCGTATCACACTGCAACGGCCTCTGCCGTGCTCACTTCTATGCTCTCCGTTTCTCCTCGAAGTCTCGCCTGGACTCTTGAAG GCCAAGAAAGGACTAGATGA
- the LOC142519104 gene encoding protein NUCLEAR FUSION DEFECTIVE 6, mitochondrial-like isoform X5 yields the protein MATVAARSFMRSAATSVRVAASRSSAAIKPAAASSQFRVSSSSQKPLSARIFRSPVEMSCVSVVSMLPYHTATASAVLTSMLSVSPRSLAWTLEDG from the exons ATGGCCACTGTAGCCGCCAGGTCATTCATGCGCTCAGCCGCCACTTCCGTCCGTGTCGCCGCCTCCAGAAGCTCCGCCGCAATCAAACCTGCGGCTGCTTCTTCTCAATTTCGCGTGTCATCTTCATCTCAAAAACCGCTCTCTGCTCGCATTTTCAG ATCTCCTGTGGAGATGAGCTGTGTTAGCGTGGTGTCGATGTTACCGTATCACACTGCAACGGCCTCTGCCGTGCTCACTTCTATGCTCTCCGTTTCTCCTCGAAGTCTCGCCTGGACTCTTGAAG
- the LOC142519104 gene encoding protein NUCLEAR FUSION DEFECTIVE 6, mitochondrial-like isoform X3, with the protein MATVAARSFMRSAATSVRVAASRSSAAIKPAAASSQFRVSSSSQKPLSARIFRSPVEMSCVSVVSMLPYHTATASAVLTSMLSVSPRSLAWTLEDCKDDL; encoded by the exons ATGGCCACTGTAGCCGCCAGGTCATTCATGCGCTCAGCCGCCACTTCCGTCCGTGTCGCCGCCTCCAGAAGCTCCGCCGCAATCAAACCTGCGGCTGCTTCTTCTCAATTTCGCGTGTCATCTTCATCTCAAAAACCGCTCTCTGCTCGCATTTTCAG ATCTCCTGTGGAGATGAGCTGTGTTAGCGTGGTGTCGATGTTACCGTATCACACTGCAACGGCCTCTGCCGTGCTCACTTCTATGCTCTCCGTTTCTCCTCGAAGTCTCGCCTGGACTCTTGAAG
- the LOC142519104 gene encoding protein NUCLEAR FUSION DEFECTIVE 6, mitochondrial-like isoform X4, translating to MATVAARSFMRSAATSVRVAASRSSAAIKPAAASSQFRVSSSSQKPLSARIFRSPVEMSCVSVVSMLPYHTATASAVLTSMLSVSPRSLAWTLEGL from the exons ATGGCCACTGTAGCCGCCAGGTCATTCATGCGCTCAGCCGCCACTTCCGTCCGTGTCGCCGCCTCCAGAAGCTCCGCCGCAATCAAACCTGCGGCTGCTTCTTCTCAATTTCGCGTGTCATCTTCATCTCAAAAACCGCTCTCTGCTCGCATTTTCAG ATCTCCTGTGGAGATGAGCTGTGTTAGCGTGGTGTCGATGTTACCGTATCACACTGCAACGGCCTCTGCCGTGCTCACTTCTATGCTCTCCGTTTCTCCTCGAAGTCTCGCCTGGACTCTTGAAG